The following are encoded together in the Nymphaea colorata isolate Beijing-Zhang1983 chromosome 14, ASM883128v2, whole genome shotgun sequence genome:
- the LOC116267589 gene encoding uncharacterized protein At4g19900 isoform X2, translated as MLRKIGGRVAGRPKLNKSTVPPSRKRWITNVCAISAAALLLLSLFLLHARLSTEGANLKPGHRFRDPAVGDAEGEALLQDQKKPDDIPGDDSQDRIDESDEPDEKEAFDRADPSDLRSASGDRKEGSGYFWDHAVGVFRRAFTKGGAMDDEWSGRLFGISAADDRIKLAFGSDDQPLDKDIRAQVSGIRRIEDALLLNKKKKSGSTPMDWTAWSDKLQRQSSRGYFPLRDPLFRSTMEALNPLNHPLLQDPDSAGVTGLTRSDRIVKKSLLNQINENPRRVERRKTLEEGRYANGRRWGYFPGMKPNLGFSEFMDQFFRRGKCSMRFFMIWNTPSWSYTVRHQRGLESILYYHPDACVVMLTETMELDFFQNFVKDGYKVATAMPNLDELLMDTPTHMFASIWHKWRKVPLYHIHYSELVRLAVLYKYGGIYVDSDVVVLKPLKSLDSSVGLEHLQNELPSLNGAVMAFRHHSHFILECLKEFFSTYDDKLLRWNGAELVSRTAARIVNRSDYGDQQLHIKIEPTSKFFPISSDDITRYVRCDLKLLLCYVSATKTETSKEENFQT; from the exons ATGCTCAGGAAGATTGGCGGCCGTGTCGCCGGCCGGCCGAAGCTGAACAAGTCCACTGTGCCGCCGTCTAGGAAGCGGTGGATAACGAACGTCTGCGCCATTTCCGCGGCCGCGCTCcttctcctctccctcttcctcctccacgCCCGTCTTTCCACTGAGGGCGCCAACCTCAAACCCGGACACCGCTTCCGAGATCCCGCTGTGGGAGATGCCGAAGGGGAGGCCCTCCTTCAAGACCAGAAGAAGCCCGACGATATCCCCGGGGACGACTCTCAAGACCGGATTGATGAGTCGGACGAGCCCGACGAGAAAGAGGCGTTCGATCGCGCGGACCCATCGGATCTGAGGTCAGCGTCCGGTGATCGGAAAGAAGGCTCCGGCTACTTCTGGGACCATGCCGTCGGGGTGTTCCGCCGGGCGTTCACCAAGGGAGGAGCAATGGACGACGAATGGAGCGGCAGGCTTTTTGGCATCTCTGCGGCGGATGATCGGATCAAGCTTGCGTTTGGCTCGGACGATCAGCCGCTGGACAAAGACATTCGTGCTCAAGTGAGCGGGATTCGGAGGATAGAGGACGCGCTGCTCttgaataagaagaagaagagcggGTCGACGCCAATGGATTGGACGGCATGGTCAGACAAGCTACAGAGGCAGTCGTCAAGGGGGTACTTCCCGTTGCGGGACCCGCTATTTCGATCTACCATGGAAGCTCTGAACCCCTTGAATCATCCACTGCTTCAGGATCCGGACTCAGCTGGAGTCACTGGACTGACGAGGAGCGATAGAATCGTGAAGAAATCGCTTCTGAATCAAATCAATGAGAACCCAAGGCGAGTGGAAAGGAGGAAAACGCTGGAAGAGGGTCGATATGCAAATGGTCGGAGATGGGGCTACTTCCCTGGAATGAAACCTAATTTGGGATTCTCCGAGTTCATGGATCAGTTTTTCCGACGGGGGAAGTGTTCGATGAGGTTCTTCATGATATGGAACACGCCTTCGTGGTCATACACAGTTCGGCACCAAAGGGGGCTCGAAAGCATTCTTTACTATCATCCAGATGCTTGTGTGGTCATGCTCACGGAGACAATGGAGCTCGATTTCTTCCAGAATTTTGTCAAGGACGG CTATAAGGTTGCCACTGCCATGCCAAATCTTGACGAGCTTTTAATGGACACACCAACCCACATGTTTGCATCTATTTGGCATAAGTGGAGAAAAGTTCCTCTTTATCACATCCATTATAGTGAACTTGTTCGCCTTGCTGTCCTTTACAA ATATGGAGGAATATATGTTGATTCAGATGTTGTAGTGTTGAAGCCTCTAAAATCTCTTGACAGTTCTGTTGGTTTGGAACATCTGCAAAATGAGTTGCCTTCTCTAAATGGTGCTGTGATGGCATTCCGGCATCACAG TCATTTTATTTTGGAGTGCTTAAAAGAGTTCTTTTCCACATATGATGATAAATTGCTCAGGTGGAATGGGGCTGAGCTTGTCTCCAGGACAGCCGCTAGAATTGTTAACAGATCAGATTATGGTGATCAGCAACTGCATATCAAAATTGAACCAACTTCTAAATTCTTCCCTATAAGTTCGGATGATATTACAAG GTATGTCAGATGTGATCTGAAATTGCTTCTATGTTATGTGAGCGCAACTAAAACTGAAACATCGAAGGAAGAAAATTTCCAGACATAA